A single genomic interval of Sagittula sp. P11 harbors:
- a CDS encoding biotin carboxylase N-terminal domain-containing protein yields MKIKTLLIANRGEIACRIARTARASGITPVGIHSQADANALHVREIGKSVCIGGGPASESYLKIDAVIAAAQSVGADAIHPGYGFLAENPDFARSVEAAGMIFMGPTPETLERFGDKASAKEAAVAASVPVISGAEGARSDPEQIAEEVRQMGLPVLLKAVGGGGGRGQRLVTDETTLVEDIEGALREAKSTFGSEGLLLERFLPEARHVEVQIAGDGKGHVVHLFERDCTLQRRHQKVIEEAPAWGLPRTLLDDIARDAVRLGETLDYRGLGTVEFLVAGGEYFFLEVNPRIQVEHPVTEAITGLDLVALHLRIAEGAGLGLVQDDLTINGHAVEARLYAEDPAMQFAPSTGTLSTLSLPSGLRIDSGVEEGDAVTPYYDPMIAKLIVHAPDRETALARLATALDHVAVEGVETNRAFLTALARNHEFERMQVHTRWIDGRLDELTQAPGLTRPDLWKATAAILFVTQSRSDTDANPWTNRDAFTGWRLGLGGDAIEAGQRVTLTDSDEVSEELRVSPVKPGAKYTIRSEKGEALILSARELTPGRWRVGEGDTVHLIDARLHAGVIELDTPEGRLVFRPAAPLAFAGGDAAADRAVTSPLTGMIVEIKVSDGQSVAEGDVVAVMESMKLEISIRAAAAGIASNISVSNGDMVDRGQVIAEILPSEE; encoded by the coding sequence GTGAAAATCAAAACGCTTCTGATCGCCAACCGCGGCGAAATTGCCTGCCGGATCGCGCGCACTGCGCGGGCCAGCGGTATCACACCTGTCGGCATACATTCGCAGGCCGACGCCAATGCCCTGCATGTCCGCGAGATCGGCAAATCTGTCTGTATCGGCGGCGGACCGGCCTCCGAAAGTTACCTGAAGATCGACGCGGTGATTGCCGCCGCGCAATCGGTGGGCGCGGATGCGATCCATCCCGGTTATGGCTTTCTGGCCGAAAACCCCGATTTTGCTCGTTCGGTCGAAGCCGCCGGCATGATCTTCATGGGGCCGACGCCGGAAACGCTTGAACGTTTCGGCGACAAGGCCAGCGCCAAAGAGGCCGCCGTGGCGGCCAGCGTCCCGGTGATTTCGGGCGCCGAAGGTGCGCGGTCCGATCCCGAGCAGATTGCCGAGGAGGTGCGCCAAATGGGCCTGCCGGTGCTGCTCAAGGCGGTCGGCGGCGGTGGTGGGCGCGGACAACGGCTCGTCACTGACGAGACCACGCTGGTCGAGGACATCGAAGGCGCGCTGCGCGAAGCAAAATCCACCTTCGGCTCCGAAGGGCTGCTGTTGGAGCGTTTCCTGCCCGAGGCGCGCCATGTTGAAGTGCAGATCGCAGGTGACGGCAAGGGCCATGTGGTGCATCTGTTCGAACGCGATTGCACGCTTCAGCGCCGCCACCAGAAGGTCATCGAGGAAGCCCCGGCCTGGGGTCTGCCCCGAACGCTTCTGGACGACATCGCACGCGACGCGGTGCGCTTGGGCGAAACGCTGGACTATCGCGGGCTGGGCACGGTCGAATTTCTGGTCGCGGGTGGCGAGTATTTCTTCCTTGAGGTGAACCCGCGCATTCAGGTGGAACATCCCGTCACCGAAGCGATCACCGGGCTGGACCTTGTCGCGCTTCACCTGCGGATTGCCGAAGGCGCGGGCCTTGGACTGGTGCAGGACGATCTGACGATCAACGGCCACGCGGTCGAGGCGCGGCTTTACGCCGAAGATCCGGCGATGCAATTCGCCCCGTCGACGGGCACGCTCTCCACGCTCAGCCTGCCATCGGGCCTGCGCATCGACAGCGGCGTCGAAGAAGGCGATGCCGTCACGCCCTACTACGACCCGATGATCGCCAAGCTGATCGTGCACGCGCCCGACCGGGAAACCGCATTGGCACGTCTAGCCACGGCGCTTGATCATGTCGCGGTCGAAGGTGTCGAAACCAATCGCGCCTTTCTGACGGCGCTGGCGCGAAACCATGAATTCGAACGGATGCAGGTGCATACCCGCTGGATCGACGGCAGGCTGGATGAGCTGACACAGGCACCCGGCCTGACCCGCCCAGATCTGTGGAAGGCGACCGCTGCCATTCTCTTCGTGACCCAGTCGCGCAGCGACACAGACGCCAATCCCTGGACCAACCGTGATGCCTTTACCGGCTGGCGGCTTGGACTGGGCGGCGATGCGATTGAAGCGGGGCAGCGCGTGACGCTTACCGATTCTGACGAGGTATCCGAAGAACTGCGCGTCAGTCCTGTCAAACCGGGTGCCAAGTACACCATCCGTTCGGAGAAAGGCGAGGCGCTGATACTGTCGGCACGTGAACTGACCCCGGGCCGTTGGCGTGTCGGCGAAGGCGACACCGTCCATCTGATCGACGCGCGCCTGCACGCGGGCGTGATCGAACTGGATACGCCCGAAGGCCGCCTGGTCTTTCGGCCCGCCGCGCCCCTTGCCTTTGCCGGCGGCGATGCCGCGGCGGATCGCGCCGTGACCTCTCCGCTGACCGGCATGATTGTCGAAATCAAGGTCTCCGACGGTCAGAGCGTGGCCGAAGGCGACGTGGTCGCGGTCATGGAATCCATGAAACTCGAAATCTCGATCCGGGCGGCCGCGGCCGGGATCGCCAGCAATATATCCGTCTCGAATGGGGACATGGTCGATCGCGGCCAGGTCATCGCCGAGATCCTGCCATCCGAGGAGTGA
- a CDS encoding hydroxymethylglutaryl-CoA lyase, whose translation MSDFPKFVEFREEGPREGFQIEKKIYPIEERIELIDMLSETGLKRIQVGSFVSPKYVPQMADTGELFQRIKRKPGVNYTSLWLNDKGFRKALTAHEVDIDPRLLFYPSEAFAQSNNNCSSAEMREKQRDWVRLYKEEGYTVDAAYVMTAFGCNLEGPIPQERILDDFRFILQLCEEENIPVPILVVADTMGWGNPEAVKRMIGALRELAPEARIGMHIHDTRGLGIANVYAALSMGVDMFESSVAGLGGCPFAGHGHARAAGNVCTEDAVFLCHELGIETGIDLDKLIAAAVKAEEIIGVPLMGRVMHTGGLDKYRKSR comes from the coding sequence ATGAGCGACTTTCCCAAATTCGTAGAATTTCGTGAAGAAGGCCCGCGTGAGGGTTTTCAGATCGAAAAGAAGATTTACCCGATCGAAGAGCGGATCGAACTGATCGACATGCTCAGCGAAACCGGCTTGAAACGCATTCAGGTCGGCAGCTTTGTCAGCCCGAAATACGTTCCTCAGATGGCGGACACCGGCGAGTTGTTCCAGCGTATCAAGCGCAAACCGGGCGTGAACTACACATCGCTGTGGCTGAACGACAAAGGGTTTCGCAAGGCCCTGACCGCGCATGAGGTCGATATCGACCCGCGTCTGCTGTTCTATCCTTCCGAAGCATTCGCCCAATCGAACAACAATTGTTCCTCGGCCGAGATGCGGGAAAAACAACGTGACTGGGTCCGTCTTTACAAGGAAGAGGGATATACCGTCGACGCGGCCTATGTGATGACCGCTTTCGGCTGCAACCTCGAGGGCCCCATCCCCCAAGAACGCATCTTGGACGATTTCCGCTTTATCCTTCAGCTATGCGAAGAAGAGAACATCCCCGTGCCGATCCTCGTGGTCGCCGACACCATGGGTTGGGGAAACCCCGAGGCGGTCAAACGGATGATCGGCGCCCTGCGCGAATTGGCGCCCGAGGCGCGCATCGGTATGCACATCCATGACACACGTGGGCTGGGGATCGCCAACGTTTATGCGGCCCTGTCGATGGGCGTGGACATGTTCGAAAGCTCCGTCGCCGGTCTTGGCGGCTGTCCTTTCGCGGGCCACGGCCACGCGCGCGCCGCAGGAAATGTCTGCACCGAGGATGCAGTGTTCCTGTGTCACGAGCTCGGCATCGAAACCGGCATTGATCTGGACAAGCTGATCGCAGCGGCGGTCAAAGCAGAAGAGATCATCGGTGTGCCGCTCATGGGCCGGGTCATGCACACCGGCGGGTTGGACAAATACCGCAAGTCACGCTGA
- a CDS encoding SDR family NAD(P)-dependent oxidoreductase, whose amino-acid sequence MTKALDGKVVLVTGAGGGIGRDIALMAATEGAAVVVNDLGASLKGTGQTETAAQKVVEEIRAAGGDAIADGGSVTDPDAARAMIEAGVKEFGRIDAVVNNAGILRDGYFHKMTYEDFDAVVKVHLYGAFNTSRAAADYFREQESGALVHMTSTSGLIGNLAQANYSAAKLGIAAFSKSVALDLKRWNVRSNCIAPFAWSRMISSIKTDTEEQKARVEKVKKMTPAKVAPMACYLMSDRAADVSGQIFAVRMNEIFLFNQPRPLRSVHSGDGWTADEIAERAIPALKSQFTPLEVSADVFSWDPV is encoded by the coding sequence ATGACAAAAGCACTTGACGGAAAGGTCGTTCTGGTCACCGGGGCCGGCGGTGGGATCGGGCGTGATATCGCCTTGATGGCAGCTACCGAAGGCGCCGCCGTGGTGGTCAATGATCTGGGCGCATCCCTGAAAGGCACCGGTCAGACAGAAACTGCGGCGCAGAAAGTCGTCGAAGAGATCAGGGCCGCTGGGGGCGATGCCATTGCCGATGGCGGCTCTGTCACCGATCCCGATGCCGCGCGCGCGATGATCGAAGCCGGGGTCAAGGAATTCGGTCGCATCGACGCGGTGGTAAACAACGCCGGCATTCTGCGCGACGGTTACTTCCACAAGATGACCTATGAGGATTTCGACGCGGTGGTGAAGGTCCATCTTTATGGTGCCTTCAATACCAGCCGCGCGGCCGCCGACTATTTCCGCGAACAGGAAAGCGGCGCGCTCGTGCACATGACCTCGACCTCGGGGCTGATCGGCAATCTGGCGCAGGCGAATTATTCGGCGGCAAAGCTGGGCATCGCGGCCTTCTCGAAATCGGTAGCGCTCGACCTGAAACGCTGGAACGTGCGGTCAAACTGCATCGCGCCCTTCGCCTGGAGCCGGATGATATCGTCGATCAAGACCGACACGGAGGAACAGAAGGCGCGGGTCGAGAAGGTCAAGAAGATGACCCCCGCCAAGGTCGCGCCGATGGCCTGTTACCTGATGAGCGACCGCGCGGCGGATGTGTCGGGGCAAATCTTTGCAGTGCGGATGAACGAGATATTCCTGTTCAACCAGCCCCGCCCGCTCCGGTCCGTCCACTCCGGTGACGGCTGGACCGCCGATGAAATCGCCGAGCGCGCCATTCCCGCGCTCAAATCGCAATTCACACCGCTCGAAGTTTCGGCGGATGTCTTTTCGTGGGATCCGGTCTAA